A genomic segment from Gemmatimonadaceae bacterium encodes:
- a CDS encoding pseudouridine-5'-phosphate glycosidase: MADALAAGKPVVALESSVFAQGLPEPANREACDRMLGAIARHGAVPAITAVASGELVVGLEDADLERFLARDGIVKVAARDLAAAATLGADGATTVSASLVLAARAGIRVFATGGIGGVHRDAPFDESSDLIELSRNPVVCVCAGAKAILDLRATSERLETLSVPVVGFGTDRLPEFYTAGAAIPVAWRVDSPEEVARLFERHLALGMTSAVLVGNPPPESSRLAPDEIGAAVAAALRELKSAGIAGREATPALLASVERATGGRSVATNLALLESNADLAARIAVALAAPKKNR, translated from the coding sequence GTGGCCGACGCGCTCGCCGCCGGCAAGCCGGTCGTCGCGCTGGAGAGCTCGGTCTTCGCGCAGGGGCTGCCGGAGCCCGCCAACCGTGAAGCGTGCGACAGGATGCTCGGCGCGATCGCGCGTCACGGCGCCGTGCCGGCGATCACCGCGGTGGCGAGCGGCGAACTGGTCGTAGGCCTCGAGGACGCGGATCTCGAGCGCTTCCTGGCGCGGGACGGAATCGTGAAGGTCGCGGCGCGCGATCTCGCGGCCGCGGCCACGCTCGGCGCCGACGGCGCGACGACGGTGAGCGCGAGTCTGGTGCTCGCTGCTCGCGCGGGCATTCGGGTTTTCGCCACCGGCGGAATCGGCGGCGTGCATCGCGACGCGCCCTTCGACGAATCCTCGGACCTGATCGAGCTGTCGCGGAATCCGGTCGTCTGCGTCTGTGCCGGCGCCAAGGCAATCCTCGATCTCCGCGCGACCAGCGAGCGGCTCGAGACGTTGAGCGTCCCTGTCGTCGGGTTCGGCACGGACCGGCTGCCGGAGTTCTACACCGCGGGCGCGGCGATTCCGGTGGCGTGGCGCGTGGATTCGCCGGAAGAGGTAGCGCGGCTGTTCGAGCGGCATCTCGCGCTGGGCATGACGAGCGCCGTGCTGGTCGGGAATCCGCCGCCCGAGAGCAGCCGGCTCGCGCCGGACGAGATCGGGGCCGCGGTGGCGGCGGCACTGCGCGAGCTGAAGAGCGCGGGCATCGCGGGAAGGGAAGCGACCCCCGCGCTGCTCGCTTCAGTGGAGCGCGCGACGGGCGGAAGGTCGGTGGCGACGAACCTCGCGCTGCTCGAGAGCAACGCCGATCTGGCCGCGCGCATCGCCGTAGCGCTCGCCGCCCCGAAAAAAAACCGTTGA